The following DNA comes from Rhodanobacter sp. AS-Z3.
TACAGATCGACGTGCACAGCCAGGATCTGCACCTCACCGGCAGTGACCCTGGCAAGAGTCCCAGCTTGACCGGGCGCGCCTGTGCATCAAGTCAGGCTGTGCTGGACAAGCTGCAAGTCACCCAACGCCGCGACGGTGACCAGTTGCTGATCGACATCGGCGGTGATGGCGGCTTCAGCTTCAGCTTGTTCGGCGCCAACGCCTATTCCAGCCTTGAAGTCACCATGCAATTGCCGGCCAACCTGCCGGTGACCTTGCGCGTGGGCTCCGGCGACGCCGAGGTCAGCGGCATGCAGCAACTGCAGGCCAGCGTGGGTTCCGGTGACCTGCACGTGCGGCAACTGTCCGGAAAATTCGGCGCCAGTGTCGGGTCGGGGGATATCGATGCCACCGACATTGGCAGTCTGGATCTTGGCTCGGTGGGCTCTGGCGACTTCAAGGCCGAAGGCATCAGCGGTGATGCCCGCGTCGGCAGCATCGGCTCGGGCGATGTCACGCTGAAGAAGGTGGGGGGCAACGTGCGGGCTGATACCTTGGGTTCGGGCGACCTCGATGTTCGCGACGTGGCCGGTGACTTCAACCTCGGCGCCAAAGGCAGTGGTGATGTCAGTCACGCGGGCGTGAAAGGCAAGGTCAGCGTGCCGCACGATGACGACGACAATTGATCGAAGCGGTCAGCTCAGCCAGCGCCAGACAAGATAGACCAGTGGTGCGCAGATCAGCAGGAACGGTACCGACACCCGGTGCAGCAGTCGCAGTCCGTGCGGCTGCTGCGCCAGACGCAGCGCGATCAGGTTCGCCAGTGAACCGATCGCCATGCCAAAGCCGCCCACGTTCACCGCAACTGCCAGTGCGATGGTGTCCGGCGCGCGCTCCAGCAACAACACCGTGGCCGGCACATTGCTGATCAGTTGTGCGGCGATGATGCCGCTGGCATACAAGGTCAATGGCTGCTGGAAGTGGAGCCGTCCCAACGCCTGCTGTATCCAGGGCAGCTCGGCAAAATGGCCCAGGCCAAGAAAGATCGCGGCAAACGTGGCCAGCAGCAGCCAATCGATCCGCAGCAGGCTCGAACGTGCGCGCAGTACAAACAGCGCGAGCAGCAACAGCGCCCCCAGCGGCGCCTGATCGAATTCCATCAACAACACCATGCCGATCAGCGCAGCGATCGACCACGTGCCGAGTCGTGCGGATATCACCGCGCCGTCGATCCGTTCCGACGACAGCGCGACGCGGTCGCGCGGAAGCCACAGCCAGGTGAACGCGACAACCAGCACCAGCATCACGCCAGCTGCCGGCAGCATCGCCGCCGTGAAGTGCAGGAACGAAAGATGCGAGTGCTGCCACAGCAACAGGTTCTGTGGATTGCCGATCGGACTGAGCGTGGAGCCGGCATTCACTGCCAGCGCTTCCAGCACCACCATGCGCAGCACCGGCAAGTTGGATACGCGACCGATCGCCAGCGTCAGCGGCACGATCAGGAACAGGCTCACGTCATTGGTCAGCACCATCGACAGCAACGCTGTCGCCGATACCAGCAACAAGCCCAGGCTGCGCAGCGAATGTGCACGTGCCACCACGAGCACGGCCGCATGTTGCACCAGCCCGCTGTCACGAATGCCCTGTATCGCGATCAGCAGTCCGGTCAAGCCGGCCAGTGTCGGCAACTGCAGCCAGCGTCGATAGTTGTCTAGCGGTTGCGGATCGAGCAGCGCCAAGGCGACCGCCAGCGCCGTGAACAACCACAGCAGCCATTCCTCACGAAGACTCGTTTGCCATGCACGTGTGTTCATTCAGAGCGCAAATATGACGGCCCGTTACTCTAGCAGTCGCACGATTGATCCGGTGTTCGGGAGCGTTGCCAGCGCCGGTGCACGCCGAGTGCGAGCAGGCGAATCAAGGTCATCAGTAGAAGGCAGGCCGCCAGCATGACGAAGCACACCACCAGCACGCCGAGTCCAAAAGCATCACCGGGCGAGCCGTGATGGTCAGGAGAGCCCGTTTCATAGATCGCATAGGCGATCAGTCCGCCCAGTCCGTAGAGCAACGTGGCGGCATAGAAGAAACGCGCTTGCCAGCGCAACAGCATGGGGGCGGCCAACAGGCTCGCCACGCCAAAGATCCAGAGCATCCGAACGGTCATCCATGTGCAGGCAGAAGCAGGTAGTTTGCCTCCATGAAATAGCAGCCAGCGGCAGTTGATGGGGCGTGCCGATGACGTGAATCAACTATCGCGCAACAGGCGCATCGGCGGTGTGCGACTGACCTTGCGCGTCCCGACCAGGCCCAGCAGCATCACCACAAAGGCAGCCGTCAGTGCTGCCAGGGCGAGCGGCGCGAGCGGCGGGAAGAAGCCATCGATATGGAATACGGCTCGGCCCAGCCACACGCCCGCACCCGCCGCACCCAAAGCCGCCGTCAGCCCCGCGACCAGCCCAAGCAGGGCGAACTCGCA
Coding sequences within:
- a CDS encoding DUF4097 family beta strand repeat-containing protein, which translates into the protein MRRLFIAALLLAPLSCFANTDCKYQAPRNLQLDLAGVHGVQIDVHSQDLHLTGSDPGKSPSLTGRACASSQAVLDKLQVTQRRDGDQLLIDIGGDGGFSFSLFGANAYSSLEVTMQLPANLPVTLRVGSGDAEVSGMQQLQASVGSGDLHVRQLSGKFGASVGSGDIDATDIGSLDLGSVGSGDFKAEGISGDARVGSIGSGDVTLKKVGGNVRADTLGSGDLDVRDVAGDFNLGAKGSGDVSHAGVKGKVSVPHDDDDN
- a CDS encoding SLC13 family permease produces the protein MNTRAWQTSLREEWLLWLFTALAVALALLDPQPLDNYRRWLQLPTLAGLTGLLIAIQGIRDSGLVQHAAVLVVARAHSLRSLGLLLVSATALLSMVLTNDVSLFLIVPLTLAIGRVSNLPVLRMVVLEALAVNAGSTLSPIGNPQNLLLWQHSHLSFLHFTAAMLPAAGVMLVLVVAFTWLWLPRDRVALSSERIDGAVISARLGTWSIAALIGMVLLMEFDQAPLGALLLLALFVLRARSSLLRIDWLLLATFAAIFLGLGHFAELPWIQQALGRLHFQQPLTLYASGIIAAQLISNVPATVLLLERAPDTIALAVAVNVGGFGMAIGSLANLIALRLAQQPHGLRLLHRVSVPFLLICAPLVYLVWRWLS